A single region of the Lysinibacillus sp. B2A1 genome encodes:
- a CDS encoding tyrosyl-tRNA deacylase, with amino-acid sequence MTKMGSISNPYLYETLNMMIGQAIVVQTEKNIQQGVLASVLPDHIVVEISRTPFFIRMEEIVWVTLATVKK; translated from the coding sequence ATGACGAAGATGGGAAGCATATCAAATCCATATTTATACGAAACTCTTAACATGATGATTGGTCAGGCTATTGTAGTACAAACCGAAAAAAATATTCAGCAAGGTGTATTAGCCTCAGTATTACCTGACCATATCGTTGTAGAGATTAGTCGTACGCCTTTCTTCATTCGTATGGAGGAAATTGTATGGGTTACCTTGGCAACAGTTAAAAAATAA
- a CDS encoding aspartate--tRNA ligase, with protein MATRTHASNELSEALQGEKVVLKGWVQRRRDLGGLIFIDLRDRTGITQVVFSPDVAEAHALADKVRSEYVIEVEGTVILRAEDQINPNVPNGKIEVEASTLIVINTAKTPPFQIEDRTDVSEDLRLKYRYLDLRRPVMYDTFKLRSDVTRTIRNFLQNEDFLEVETPILTKSSPEGARDYLVPSRVHEGEFYALPQSPQLFKQLLMVAGFEKYFQIARCFRDEDLRADRQPEFTQVDIETSFLTQEEILEMNERLIQAVMKEVKGIDIPAPFQRMKYQEAMDRYGSDKPDVRFGLELVALNDIFDGCGFKVFADTVAQGKQVKSINIKGAADRYSRKDMDELTKFVGIYGAKGLAWLKVTEEGLNGPIAKFFDEALASALMERMKAEVGDILVFVADQASVVAASLGALRTKLGHDLDLIDESQFAFLWITDWPLLEYSEEDGRYKAAHHPFTRPFDEDIPLMETDPSAVRAQAYDIVLNGYELGGGSLRIYERELQEKMFALLGFTEEEAKAQFGYLLEAFEYGVPPHAGLAFGLDRFVMILAGRNNLRDTIAFPKTASASCLLTNAPSAVSSEQLDELNLAIKAFKK; from the coding sequence ATGGCTACAAGAACACATGCTAGTAACGAATTATCAGAAGCGTTACAAGGCGAAAAAGTCGTATTAAAAGGTTGGGTACAACGCCGCCGTGACCTAGGTGGTTTAATTTTTATTGATTTACGTGATCGTACTGGTATCACACAGGTTGTTTTTAGTCCTGATGTTGCTGAGGCACATGCTTTAGCAGATAAAGTACGTAGTGAATATGTCATTGAAGTGGAAGGAACAGTTATCCTTCGAGCAGAAGATCAAATTAATCCAAATGTGCCAAATGGAAAAATTGAGGTAGAGGCATCAACATTAATTGTAATTAATACAGCAAAAACACCGCCATTCCAAATCGAAGACCGTACGGATGTTTCAGAAGATTTACGTTTAAAATACCGTTATTTAGACCTTCGTCGTCCAGTTATGTATGATACATTCAAGCTACGTTCAGATGTAACACGTACAATTCGTAATTTCTTACAAAACGAAGACTTCCTAGAAGTGGAGACACCAATTTTAACAAAATCATCTCCAGAGGGAGCTCGCGACTATTTAGTACCATCACGTGTCCATGAAGGTGAATTTTATGCATTGCCACAATCACCACAGCTATTTAAGCAATTATTAATGGTGGCAGGCTTTGAGAAATACTTCCAAATCGCACGTTGCTTCCGTGATGAGGACCTACGCGCTGACCGTCAGCCAGAGTTTACACAGGTCGATATTGAAACAAGTTTTTTAACACAAGAAGAGATTTTAGAAATGAATGAACGCTTAATCCAGGCTGTTATGAAGGAAGTTAAAGGTATTGATATTCCTGCTCCGTTCCAACGCATGAAATATCAAGAGGCAATGGACCGCTACGGCTCAGATAAACCTGACGTACGTTTTGGCTTAGAGCTTGTTGCTTTAAACGATATTTTTGATGGCTGTGGTTTTAAAGTATTTGCTGATACAGTAGCACAAGGAAAACAAGTAAAAAGTATTAATATTAAAGGTGCCGCAGATAGATACTCACGTAAAGATATGGATGAGTTAACAAAATTCGTCGGTATATATGGAGCAAAAGGTCTTGCTTGGTTAAAGGTAACAGAGGAAGGCTTAAATGGTCCGATTGCGAAATTCTTTGATGAGGCATTAGCAAGTGCGTTAATGGAGCGTATGAAAGCGGAGGTTGGGGATATTCTAGTATTTGTTGCTGATCAAGCATCTGTTGTAGCCGCTTCTCTTGGTGCACTTCGTACGAAATTAGGCCATGACTTAGACTTGATTGATGAATCACAATTTGCTTTCCTATGGATTACAGATTGGCCACTATTGGAATACTCTGAGGAAGATGGCCGCTACAAAGCAGCACATCATCCGTTTACACGTCCATTTGATGAAGATATTCCTTTAATGGAAACTGATCCGTCCGCTGTTCGTGCACAAGCATACGATATCGTATTAAACGGCTATGAGCTTGGTGGAGGCTCACTTCGTATTTATGAACGCGAGCTACAGGAAAAAATGTTTGCATTACTTGGTTTCACAGAAGAGGAAGCAAAAGCACAATTTGGCTACCTATTAGAAGCGTTTGAATACGGTGTGCCACCACATGCAGGTCTAGCATTTGGTCTTGACCGCTTTGTCATGATACTAGCAGGCCGCAACAATTTACGTGACACAATTGCATTCCCGAAAACAGCAAGTGCTAGCTGCTTATTAACAAATGCGCCAAGTGCTGTTTCTTCAGAACAGTTGGATGAGTTAAATTTAGCGATTAAGGCATTTAAAAAATAA
- a CDS encoding phosphonate metabolism transcriptional regulator PhnF, with product MLDKNSHIPIYIQIEEIIKQRIYLEEYKIGENIPSERELSAQFDVSRMTVRQSITNLVNSGLLYREKGRGTYVANPKLEQPLKGLTSFTEDMRARGMEPSSRVLRFEKIVPPVDVAGDLMLEPGEEVFFVVRIRNADSKPMAIERTYIPVKVYPELDEKKIMGSLYALIEAKFHQKIGNAIQQMEAAIVTKEDSKFLQINHTAPVLIIKRTSYLSEGVPFELVRSTYRADRYKFISEIKR from the coding sequence TTGTTAGATAAAAATTCTCATATACCTATCTATATACAAATAGAAGAGATTATTAAGCAACGCATTTATTTAGAAGAATACAAGATTGGGGAAAACATTCCCTCTGAACGTGAGCTTTCAGCGCAATTTGATGTCAGTAGAATGACTGTTCGTCAATCTATTACAAACTTAGTGAATAGTGGCTTACTGTACCGTGAAAAAGGAAGAGGCACCTACGTAGCTAATCCAAAATTGGAGCAACCATTAAAGGGATTAACGAGTTTCACAGAGGATATGCGGGCAAGAGGGATGGAACCTAGCAGTAGGGTTCTACGCTTTGAAAAAATTGTCCCTCCAGTTGATGTGGCTGGAGATTTAATGTTAGAGCCTGGCGAAGAGGTATTCTTTGTAGTTCGAATTCGTAATGCGGATTCTAAGCCAATGGCAATCGAAAGAACATATATTCCAGTAAAAGTGTATCCAGAGTTAGATGAAAAGAAAATTATGGGGTCATTGTATGCCTTGATTGAAGCAAAATTCCATCAAAAAATTGGAAATGCCATTCAACAAATGGAGGCAGCTATTGTTACAAAAGAGGATAGTAAATTTTTACAAATTAATCATACAGCACCTGTCTTAATTATTAAACGTACAAGTTATTTATCAGAGGGCGTTCCGTTTGAGCTTGTGCGTAGTACTTATCGAGCTGATCGATACAAATTCATTAGTGAAATTAAAAGGTGA
- the nagA gene encoding N-acetylglucosamine-6-phosphate deacetylase, giving the protein MKGTLLISNVTIVNHDKMPFKGDLLIDNGKIIKISHALSNRADHYIDGKDKNWFLLPGYIDMHIHGSAGHDTMDATPSALHQIARSLVKEGVTGFLATTMTQSVEAIESALANIALFENSEDEADLLGIHVEGPYVSKKRAGAQPIEYIILPSIEQFAAWQKISNQRIKQITIAPEVEGGFAFLKSLKGSHVIPSIGHSDATIEDVERAVELGVRQATHLYNQMSPFHHRNPGVVGGVLVEDGVKVEIIADFVHSHPQAVKLAYRTKGAQGIILITDAIRAKGLQYGDFDLGGQTVHVSKAGAHLSNGALAGSVLTMEQAVKNMKAITNCSWQEIVAMSSTNAAEQLQLTTKGRISEGYDADFVLLDEKLNVQKTICQGKVVFEK; this is encoded by the coding sequence TTGAAGGGGACACTATTGATTTCAAATGTTACGATAGTCAATCACGATAAGATGCCATTTAAAGGCGACTTGCTGATTGACAATGGTAAGATCATAAAAATAAGTCATGCATTATCCAATCGTGCTGATCATTATATCGATGGCAAAGATAAAAATTGGTTCTTACTTCCTGGCTATATTGATATGCATATTCATGGTTCTGCTGGTCACGATACAATGGATGCTACCCCATCTGCCTTACATCAGATAGCCCGTTCTTTAGTAAAAGAGGGTGTAACGGGCTTTCTTGCTACTACAATGACACAATCAGTAGAAGCAATTGAAAGCGCTTTAGCCAATATTGCACTTTTTGAAAATAGTGAGGATGAAGCAGATTTACTAGGAATCCATGTAGAGGGCCCATATGTTTCCAAAAAAAGGGCAGGTGCTCAGCCAATTGAATACATTATATTACCCTCCATCGAGCAATTTGCAGCATGGCAAAAAATAAGTAACCAACGCATCAAACAAATAACGATTGCACCTGAAGTAGAGGGAGGCTTTGCCTTTCTTAAATCCTTAAAGGGCTCACATGTAATTCCCTCTATAGGTCATTCTGATGCCACAATTGAGGATGTAGAGAGGGCAGTTGAACTAGGTGTAAGGCAGGCTACACATTTATATAATCAAATGAGTCCTTTTCATCACCGCAATCCAGGTGTCGTGGGAGGCGTGTTAGTAGAAGATGGTGTTAAGGTTGAAATCATTGCAGATTTTGTGCATAGTCATCCTCAGGCTGTCAAGCTGGCGTATCGGACGAAGGGAGCTCAAGGAATAATTTTAATTACCGATGCGATACGGGCGAAAGGCTTACAGTACGGTGATTTTGATTTAGGTGGGCAAACCGTTCATGTTTCTAAGGCTGGGGCACATTTATCTAATGGAGCTTTAGCTGGCAGCGTGTTAACGATGGAACAAGCGGTGAAAAATATGAAAGCGATCACAAATTGCTCCTGGCAGGAAATTGTTGCAATGTCCTCTACAAATGCTGCTGAGCAATTACAGCTTACAACTAAGGGGCGTATCTCAGAAGGTTATGATGCAGATTTTGTATTACTTGATGAAAAATTAAATGTGCAAAAAACTATTTGTCAGGGTAAAGTTGTATTTGAGAAATGA
- a CDS encoding N-acetylmuramoyl-L-alanine amidase gives MRTKLLHIMIIFLLMLTIAIPSKINVQSAFADTSDLKVTGTILHLREGPGLSYPIITTLEEGDSLTSIGREGDWIQVKSGNDEGWVASWLTAPINAKQTIDKTVISQVDRLNIRTEPDISSAVLGQLSTGKQANLIEESGEWAKIDWNGLVGWVSTDYVTINNKPEKKTDSEKPVIEVSTKKVNKDTTFTVLVDTLNVRKKPDLNAKKVGSVKKGKAFKVLAQEHNWVQIQYSNKITGWVYSFYGTFSNVEKTKSTSSSATELESVTIIYNGTNLRTDATTTAEVVERVDAGKSYPIVGAKDDFYEIQLDNKTAFVANWVVTTTSNKAVTNKKNTSEPRKKGTLNGLTIVVDAGHGGNDHGTTGQRGTDEKEITLKTASLLASKLSAAGANVVMTRESDEYVALRKRVSIAHQHEADAFISIHYDATDDSSINGFTSYYLNSNQKTLAEAIHNGLSSKIDLRDRGAQQGNFLVLRENRQKAVLIELGFLSNASEERVVTTAKFREQASLGIYQGILNYFNESD, from the coding sequence ATGAGGACAAAACTTTTACATATCATGATCATCTTCTTGCTAATGTTAACGATTGCCATTCCAAGTAAAATTAATGTTCAAAGTGCATTTGCCGACACCAGTGATTTAAAAGTGACGGGGACGATTCTTCATTTACGTGAGGGACCGGGACTGTCTTATCCTATTATTACGACGTTAGAAGAAGGTGATTCCTTAACTTCTATTGGTCGAGAAGGGGACTGGATTCAAGTAAAATCTGGCAATGACGAAGGATGGGTAGCCTCATGGCTAACTGCTCCTATAAATGCTAAACAAACGATTGATAAAACCGTCATCTCACAGGTTGATCGTCTTAATATTCGCACGGAACCTGACATTTCTTCTGCAGTTCTTGGACAACTTTCAACTGGTAAGCAAGCTAATCTGATTGAAGAAAGCGGCGAATGGGCGAAAATTGATTGGAACGGGCTAGTTGGCTGGGTTTCGACAGATTATGTTACCATTAATAATAAACCTGAGAAAAAAACTGATTCGGAAAAACCTGTCATTGAGGTATCTACAAAAAAGGTGAACAAGGATACAACTTTTACAGTGTTAGTGGATACATTGAATGTTCGAAAAAAGCCCGATTTAAATGCGAAAAAAGTAGGTTCTGTTAAAAAGGGAAAAGCCTTTAAGGTATTAGCCCAAGAACATAACTGGGTACAAATTCAGTACAGCAATAAAATAACTGGCTGGGTATATAGTTTTTATGGCACATTTTCAAATGTAGAAAAAACCAAATCTACATCTTCCTCAGCTACAGAGCTGGAATCTGTAACAATTATCTATAATGGGACAAACCTACGGACAGATGCTACTACAACGGCTGAAGTTGTAGAACGTGTAGATGCAGGCAAAAGCTACCCTATTGTAGGTGCGAAAGATGATTTTTATGAAATACAATTAGATAACAAAACTGCATTTGTAGCGAACTGGGTCGTTACAACTACCTCCAATAAAGCTGTGACAAACAAAAAAAATACATCTGAGCCTCGTAAAAAAGGAACGTTAAATGGGCTTACAATTGTTGTTGACGCAGGACATGGTGGAAATGATCATGGTACTACTGGTCAACGAGGTACTGATGAGAAGGAAATCACGTTGAAAACTGCTTCTCTACTTGCCTCAAAGTTGAGTGCAGCTGGTGCCAATGTAGTGATGACTAGAGAATCGGATGAATATGTAGCACTTCGAAAACGTGTCTCAATAGCCCATCAGCATGAGGCAGATGCTTTTATTAGTATTCATTACGATGCGACAGATGATAGCTCTATTAATGGCTTTACATCATACTATTTGAACAGTAATCAAAAGACCCTTGCTGAGGCCATTCATAATGGGCTATCTAGTAAAATTGATTTAAGGGATCGTGGGGCCCAGCAAGGGAATTTCTTAGTGCTCCGAGAAAATCGACAAAAGGCTGTCCTTATTGAATTAGGCTTCTTAAGTAATGCAAGTGAGGAGCGTGTCGTTACAACCGCAAAATTCCGGGAACAAGCAAGTCTGGGGATTTATCAAGGCATCTTGAATTATTTTAATGAAAGCGATTAA
- a CDS encoding C4-dicarboxylate ABC transporter permease yields MENEQIVKKKSWLKVPHTYTIIFAIIFLAGILSYIIPAGEFDRVEDKEGRMLVVDGSYHHIESDPVSFFEMFTAIPMGLEKGAQIIFYIFLVSGVFGIIRATGAIEAGVYKGVKALEGREKLLIPLSMILFSVGGFTMGMAEETIIFVPIGVAIARAMGFDAITGTAMITLGAASGFFGGMLNPFTVGVAQSLADVPLFSGIGFRAVVYVFVLGFAIFYVSRYAFKVKKNPQASVIYDIEQKAKSNLSTIAMPTLTGKHKLVFIAMACGIGFNIYGVFNWGWFLTQLTASFLIMGLLAGLLGGLKPGTIFDSFIDGAKAVTFGALIVGFARAITVVLEQGKIIDTIVYAASETIGHLPHSISAIGMLLIQALLNLFISSGSGQAAATMPIMIPITDLLGLERQVAVLAFQYGDSLTNSIIPTSSALMAYLAVAGIPYEKWIKFIWKMILGWAVIACIALIAAVALGIS; encoded by the coding sequence ATGGAAAATGAACAAATTGTTAAAAAGAAAAGCTGGCTAAAGGTACCTCATACATATACAATCATTTTTGCTATTATTTTTCTTGCGGGTATTTTAAGTTATATTATTCCAGCGGGGGAATTTGACCGTGTAGAGGACAAGGAAGGTCGAATGCTGGTTGTAGATGGAAGCTATCATCATATCGAGAGTGATCCCGTATCATTTTTTGAAATGTTTACAGCCATTCCAATGGGGCTAGAAAAAGGAGCCCAGATTATATTTTATATTTTCCTAGTAAGCGGAGTATTTGGAATTATTCGTGCTACTGGTGCGATAGAAGCGGGTGTTTATAAGGGTGTAAAAGCATTAGAAGGCAGAGAGAAACTGCTTATTCCATTATCAATGATTTTATTCTCTGTTGGCGGTTTCACGATGGGAATGGCAGAGGAAACAATTATTTTTGTGCCAATCGGGGTAGCAATTGCCCGTGCAATGGGGTTTGATGCAATCACTGGAACAGCTATGATTACGCTTGGTGCTGCTAGTGGTTTCTTTGGAGGAATGCTCAATCCATTTACAGTAGGGGTTGCACAATCCTTAGCGGATGTACCTTTATTTTCAGGGATTGGCTTCCGTGCAGTTGTATATGTGTTTGTATTAGGCTTTGCGATTTTCTATGTATCGCGCTACGCCTTTAAAGTCAAAAAGAATCCGCAGGCAAGTGTTATTTATGACATTGAACAGAAGGCTAAATCAAATCTTTCTACAATTGCTATGCCAACCTTAACAGGGAAACATAAATTAGTGTTCATTGCGATGGCTTGTGGTATTGGATTTAATATTTATGGAGTCTTTAACTGGGGCTGGTTTTTAACACAATTAACGGCATCCTTTTTAATTATGGGTTTACTTGCTGGTCTTTTAGGAGGATTAAAACCTGGAACAATTTTTGATTCCTTTATTGATGGGGCTAAGGCTGTTACTTTTGGTGCGCTTATTGTAGGATTTGCTCGTGCCATTACAGTTGTGCTTGAGCAAGGAAAAATTATTGATACAATTGTTTATGCTGCATCTGAAACGATTGGTCATTTGCCACATTCCATCAGTGCGATTGGGATGTTATTAATTCAAGCCCTCTTAAACTTGTTTATCTCATCAGGTAGCGGTCAGGCAGCAGCAACAATGCCAATTATGATTCCAATTACAGATTTACTAGGTTTAGAGCGTCAGGTTGCTGTTTTAGCTTTCCAATATGGGGATTCATTAACAAACTCTATTATTCCTACTTCATCGGCATTGATGGCATATTTGGCTGTGGCAGGTATTCCGTATGAAAAATGGATTAAATTTATTTGGAAGATGATTCTTGGCTGGGCTGTCATAGCGTGTATTGCATTAATTGCGGCTGTCGCATTGGGAATCTCTTAA
- a CDS encoding histidine--tRNA ligase: MSFKVPRGTQDILPGQSEKWQKVEAIIRDICHVYRYNEIRTPIFEQTDLFARGVGETTDVVQKEMYTFEDRGGRSLTLRPENTAGVVRAYVEHKMFGAPDQPVKLSYLGPMFRYERQQAGRYRQFVQFGVEAIGSADPAIDAEVIALAMDVYESVGLKDLKLVINSLGDKVTRDTHRTALLQHFEPHIHEFCTDCQNRLQKNPLRILDCKVDREHPLMKSAPALTDFLTEESAAYFAQVKAYLDILGISYEVDSNLVRGLDYYNHTTFEIMSTASGFGAITTLCGGGRYNGLVEEIGGPDVPGIGFALSIERLLLALEAEGVELDTASGLDVYMIAMGDEAKLKAVELTSTFRAKGIATEMDYLDRKMKAQMKSADRLGAQYTIVLGETELEEQVAAVKHMESGEQHKVAFSELVNYLLKQK, from the coding sequence ATGAGTTTTAAAGTACCACGTGGGACGCAGGATATATTGCCAGGTCAATCAGAAAAATGGCAAAAAGTCGAAGCGATTATTCGAGATATTTGTCATGTTTATCGTTATAACGAAATCCGTACACCTATTTTTGAGCAAACAGATTTATTTGCACGTGGTGTTGGTGAAACAACTGATGTAGTACAAAAAGAAATGTATACCTTTGAGGATCGTGGAGGGCGTTCATTAACGCTACGTCCTGAAAATACAGCTGGTGTAGTCCGTGCTTATGTTGAGCATAAAATGTTCGGTGCACCTGATCAGCCAGTTAAGCTATCGTATTTAGGACCAATGTTTCGTTATGAGCGTCAACAAGCAGGACGTTATCGTCAATTTGTTCAATTTGGTGTGGAGGCAATTGGTTCAGCTGATCCAGCTATTGATGCTGAAGTGATTGCACTAGCCATGGATGTCTATGAATCAGTAGGCTTAAAGGATTTAAAATTAGTCATCAACTCACTTGGAGATAAAGTTACACGCGATACACATCGTACGGCACTGCTCCAGCATTTTGAGCCACATATTCATGAATTTTGTACAGATTGTCAAAATCGATTACAAAAAAACCCATTGCGTATCTTAGACTGTAAAGTGGACCGTGAGCATCCATTAATGAAATCTGCTCCAGCATTAACAGATTTCCTAACTGAGGAATCAGCAGCCTATTTCGCTCAAGTTAAAGCATATTTGGACATTTTAGGTATTTCATATGAGGTTGATTCAAATCTTGTAAGAGGTCTTGACTATTACAATCATACGACATTTGAAATTATGTCAACAGCTTCTGGCTTTGGTGCCATTACGACTCTTTGTGGTGGAGGGCGTTACAATGGGCTAGTCGAAGAAATTGGTGGTCCAGATGTACCAGGAATCGGTTTTGCATTAAGTATTGAGCGTCTTTTACTAGCTCTTGAAGCTGAGGGAGTTGAATTAGACACAGCATCAGGTCTTGATGTTTATATGATTGCAATGGGTGATGAAGCGAAGCTAAAAGCGGTTGAATTAACGAGTACCTTCCGTGCTAAGGGCATTGCTACTGAGATGGATTACTTGGATCGCAAAATGAAGGCACAAATGAAATCCGCTGACCGTTTAGGTGCACAATATACGATTGTTCTAGGCGAAACAGAGCTTGAAGAGCAAGTGGCTGCTGTTAAACATATGGAATCAGGCGAACAACATAAAGTCGCTTTCTCAGAATTAGTAAATTACCTATTAAAACAAAAATGA